A section of the Citrus sinensis cultivar Valencia sweet orange chromosome 8, DVS_A1.0, whole genome shotgun sequence genome encodes:
- the LOC102624206 gene encoding probable 3-beta-hydroxysteroid-Delta(8),Delta(7)-isomerase, which produces MSHSSGTDMALNFSTASLHTWNGVSLLLIIFVTWIISGMSQAKSKIERLLICWWALTGLIHVFQEGYYVFTPDLFNDNSPNFMAEIWKEYSKGDSRYATRHTSVLGIESVASIVLGPLSLLAAYAVAKQKSYRYIFQFAISIAQLYGTIQYFLTAFLEGDNFASSRYYYYSYYVGQSSIWVIVPMLIATRYWIKIHAICKRLQDKKVTKVG; this is translated from the exons atgagccATTCATCTGGGACAGATATGGCGCTCAACTTCTCAACAGCCAGCTTACATACTTGGAATGGGGTCAGTCTATTGTTAATAATCTTTGTGACATGGATCATCTCAGGCATGTCACAGGCCAAGTCGAAAATTGAGAGATTGCTGATATGCTGGTGGGCACTTACTGGCCTTATCCATGTCTTTCAAGAGGGTTATTATGTTTTCACTCCAGACTTGTTTAACGACAACTCTCCCAATTTTATGGCCGAAATTT GGAAAGAGTACAGCAAAGGCGATTCAAGATATGCAACAAGACATACATCAGTTCTTGGTATTGAATCAGTGGCTTCAATTGTTTTGGGCCCTCTTAGTCTTCTAGCAGC GTATGCTGTTGCTAAACAAAAGTCATACAGGTACATTTTTCAGTTTGCAATATCAATTGCGCAGCTGTATGGGACTATTCAATATTTCTTAACAGCTTTCTTGGAAGGCGATAACTTTGCTTCCAGTCGATATTATTACTATTCATATTACGTTGGACAAAGTAGCATCTGGGTTATAGTGCCAATGCTAATTGCTACTCGGTATTGGATCAAAATACATGCCATATGCAAGCGGCTCCAGGACAAGAAGGTGACCAAGGTTGGCTGA